A region of Jannaschia sp. W003 DNA encodes the following proteins:
- a CDS encoding PA2169 family four-helix-bundle protein, protein MTDRIDALKTLFTRLIDSREGYRDAVDHVESATIKGIFTEFMQRRDRDASELRQYLVREGHTLDEDGSILAAAHRTFMDLKDKVTGSEDAATLGEVVRGEKTLLEAYETAIEEAGGTSPEYQFLVEQHASLKSAIQQLETRKDLAA, encoded by the coding sequence ATGACCGACCGTATCGACGCCCTGAAGACCCTGTTCACGCGCCTGATCGACAGCCGCGAGGGCTACCGCGACGCCGTGGACCACGTGGAGAGCGCCACCATCAAGGGCATCTTCACCGAGTTCATGCAGCGCCGCGACCGCGACGCCAGCGAGCTGCGCCAGTACCTCGTGCGCGAGGGCCACACGCTCGACGAGGACGGCTCGATCCTGGCCGCCGCCCACCGCACCTTCATGGACCTGAAGGACAAGGTGACGGGCTCCGAGGACGCGGCCACCCTCGGCGAGGTCGTGCGCGGCGAGAAGACGCTGCTGGAAGCTTACGAGACCGCGATCGAGGAGGCCGGCGGCACCTCGCCCGAGTACCAGTTCCTGGTCGAGCAGCACGCCTCGCTGAAGTCGGCGATCCAGCAGCTCGAGACCCGCAAGGACCTCGCCGCCTGA
- a CDS encoding alpha-amylase family glycosyl hydrolase, whose amino-acid sequence MPPITHRVWPKAPVIYQIYPRSFRDSTGSGTGDLKGICLHLEHVANLGADAIWISPFYPSPFTDGGYDIADHIDVHPALGTLDDFDRLVEVAHGLGLKVLIDQVFNHTSTVAPWFQRSLMRDPDYEDFYVWRDPKPDGTAPNNWLSQFGPPAWTWNHRRRQYYHHNFTKHQPSLNLRCERVQEQMRRIMRFWLDRGVDGFRLDAVTSFLFDPEERDNPPATPEVQRAVSGETFVPYTYQDHVYDILPGDGLPFMERLRNWAGEDVFLLGEVTSGNKSVELACGLSAPGRLSAAYTTDFPENDASAEAYAAILKRACDPQRLGWWLSSHDQPRHAAKAGDGSERDVRFLALVLATAPGPVLLYQGEELGLRQPDLPFEAVTDPLDLLYWPDGPGREGPRVPMPWAEGTGRGFTIGTPWLPMDWPQGQSVAVQEISERSNLGFYRRAFAFRREHDMGNMALRDWSRDGEVMRLSYETPGSVGTKTAEVVLNFGEGSARCRKAPDLASTPFDGTHMPGRTGAVWLGEAE is encoded by the coding sequence TTGCCCCCCATCACCCACCGCGTCTGGCCCAAGGCCCCCGTTATCTACCAGATCTACCCCCGCAGCTTCCGCGACTCGACGGGCTCGGGCACGGGCGACCTCAAGGGCATCTGCCTGCATCTGGAACACGTCGCCAACCTCGGCGCCGACGCGATCTGGATCTCGCCGTTCTACCCCTCGCCCTTCACGGACGGCGGCTACGACATCGCCGACCACATCGACGTGCACCCGGCGCTCGGCACGCTCGACGACTTCGACCGGCTGGTGGAGGTGGCCCATGGGCTGGGGCTGAAGGTGCTGATCGACCAGGTGTTCAACCACACCTCCACGGTCGCGCCCTGGTTCCAGCGCTCGCTCATGCGCGACCCCGATTACGAGGACTTCTACGTCTGGCGCGACCCCAAGCCCGACGGCACCGCGCCCAACAACTGGCTGTCGCAGTTCGGCCCGCCCGCCTGGACCTGGAACCACCGGCGGCGGCAGTACTACCACCACAACTTCACGAAGCATCAGCCCTCGCTCAACCTGCGCTGCGAGCGGGTGCAGGAGCAGATGCGCCGGATCATGCGGTTCTGGCTCGACCGGGGCGTGGACGGCTTCCGGCTGGATGCCGTGACCTCGTTCCTGTTCGACCCCGAGGAGCGCGACAACCCGCCCGCAACGCCGGAGGTGCAGCGGGCCGTCTCGGGCGAGACCTTCGTGCCCTACACCTACCAGGACCATGTCTACGACATCCTGCCCGGCGACGGGCTGCCCTTCATGGAGCGGCTGCGCAACTGGGCCGGCGAGGACGTGTTCCTGCTCGGCGAGGTCACATCGGGCAACAAGTCGGTCGAGCTGGCCTGCGGGCTGTCCGCGCCGGGGCGGCTCTCGGCGGCCTACACGACCGATTTCCCCGAGAACGACGCCTCGGCCGAGGCCTATGCGGCGATCCTGAAGCGCGCCTGCGACCCCCAGCGCCTCGGCTGGTGGCTCTCGTCCCACGACCAGCCGCGCCACGCGGCCAAGGCAGGCGACGGCTCGGAGCGCGACGTGCGCTTCCTAGCCCTCGTGCTCGCCACCGCGCCCGGCCCGGTGCTGCTCTATCAGGGCGAGGAGCTGGGCCTCCGGCAGCCCGACCTGCCCTTCGAGGCCGTGACCGACCCGCTCGATCTGCTCTACTGGCCCGACGGGCCGGGGCGCGAGGGGCCGCGCGTGCCGATGCCCTGGGCCGAAGGCACCGGGCGGGGCTTCACGATCGGCACGCCATGGCTGCCGATGGACTGGCCGCAGGGGCAGTCCGTGGCGGTGCAGGAGATCTCGGAGCGGAGCAACCTCGGCTTCTACCGCCGGGCCTTCGCGTTCCGCCGCGAGCACGACATGGGCAACATGGCCCTGCGCGACTGGAGCCGCGACGGCGAGGTCATGCGGCTCTCCTACGAGACGCCGGGCAGCGTGGGCACCAAGACCGCCGAGGTGGTGCTGAACTTCGGCGAGGGATCCGCGCGGTGCCGCAAGGCCCCGGACCTCGCCTCGACGCCGTTCGACGGCACCCACATGCCGGGCCGCACCGGCGCGGTCTGGCTGGGCGAGGCGGAGTAG
- a CDS encoding DUF892 family protein codes for MDSLKDLYIDQLKDLYSACKQSRDVTVELEKAATNKDLKEGLHKGHNGISAGMDVMAGLVREHGHDPDGEHCKGMEGLVTEAREHALEESFSDDDVRDAMIITQYQRMAHYAIAGYGCVKAFAERLGFEQDAELLDKHLSNTYDGDEKMTDLAKGGINAAAA; via the coding sequence ATGGACAGCCTCAAGGACCTCTACATCGACCAGCTGAAAGACCTCTACTCGGCCTGCAAGCAGTCGCGCGACGTGACCGTCGAGCTGGAGAAGGCGGCCACGAACAAGGACCTCAAGGAGGGCCTGCACAAGGGCCACAACGGCATCTCGGCGGGCATGGACGTGATGGCCGGCCTCGTGCGCGAGCACGGCCACGACCCCGACGGCGAGCACTGCAAGGGCATGGAAGGCCTGGTGACCGAAGCGCGCGAGCACGCGCTCGAGGAGAGCTTCTCGGACGACGACGTGCGCGACGCCATGATCATCACCCAGTACCAGCGCATGGCCCACTACGCGATCGCCGGCTACGGCTGCGTGAAGGCCTTCGCCGAGCGCCTGGGCTTCGAGCAGGACGCCGAACTCCTCGATAAGCACCTGTCGAACACCTACGACGGCGACGAGAAGATGACCGACCTCGCCAAGGGCGGGATCAACGCCGCCGCCGCCTGA
- a CDS encoding DUF3618 domain-containing protein — protein sequence MSDDRTPEEIEREIEEERHALARSLEDLQDRFSPERILDQATGYVRENGSEFADRLVVQVKNNPIAATMAGVGIAWLLATSNRPPQPRRVPPVYDRNASTHDLRYVGGPNDDGGPSAARPSLAYDDRDYPSAPGRLSRSPYPAGYDDRLARASGDHDDGPSLWERAKDKAGDLAEGARDALGSVAGSARSAGRGASDRAHGAYDATRHGASDVWGTARSGVSGAYDGAATGVSDAYHTAGDRARHGIDEAGNSWSDMQGQAADRWGAATAATSDRWQQWQGGTRAAMTDIRNRTRDAQGRFRVHSSEMRARIGEGTEHMSAAARERVIRARAAAVDAQAAAEARLREASRQGRRMYDDQPLVGGLIAFAVGAMVGAALPRTEFEDEHIGVYRDRAMDEAERVFNEEAHKLRAVADAALDEARDVADEKAEGVRSALKGAKDQTPSGDEAVRKAENEAKSVAQRVADAAREEAERQNLGGTAKAEADKVDPSKPKQG from the coding sequence ATGAGCGACGATCGCACGCCCGAGGAGATCGAGCGCGAGATCGAGGAGGAGCGCCACGCGCTCGCCCGATCGCTCGAGGACCTCCAGGACCGCTTCTCGCCGGAGCGCATCCTCGACCAGGCCACCGGCTACGTCCGCGAGAACGGCTCGGAGTTCGCCGACCGCCTCGTGGTGCAGGTGAAGAACAACCCCATCGCCGCCACCATGGCGGGCGTGGGCATCGCCTGGCTGCTGGCCACCTCGAACCGGCCCCCGCAGCCGCGTCGGGTGCCGCCCGTGTACGACCGCAACGCCTCGACCCACGACCTGCGCTACGTGGGCGGGCCGAACGACGACGGCGGCCCCTCGGCCGCGCGTCCCTCGCTGGCCTACGACGACCGCGACTACCCGTCGGCGCCGGGCCGCCTGTCGCGCTCGCCCTATCCGGCGGGCTACGACGACCGCCTCGCACGGGCCTCGGGGGACCACGACGACGGCCCCTCGCTGTGGGAGCGCGCCAAGGACAAGGCGGGCGACCTGGCCGAGGGAGCACGCGACGCGCTGGGCTCCGTGGCCGGCTCGGCCCGCTCGGCCGGACGCGGCGCCTCGGACCGCGCCCACGGCGCCTACGACGCGACCCGTCACGGCGCGTCCGACGTCTGGGGCACCGCGCGCAGCGGCGTGTCGGGGGCCTACGACGGCGCCGCGACCGGCGTATCGGACGCCTACCACACCGCCGGGGACCGCGCCCGGCACGGAATCGACGAGGCCGGCAACAGCTGGTCCGACATGCAAGGCCAGGCGGCCGACCGCTGGGGGGCCGCGACCGCCGCGACCTCCGACCGCTGGCAGCAATGGCAAGGAGGAACGAGAGCCGCGATGACCGATATCCGCAACAGAACCCGTGACGCCCAGGGGCGCTTCCGCGTCCACTCCAGCGAGATGCGCGCGCGCATCGGCGAGGGCACCGAGCACATGAGCGCCGCCGCCCGCGAGCGGGTGATCCGCGCCCGCGCCGCCGCGGTGGACGCCCAGGCCGCCGCCGAGGCCCGCCTGCGCGAGGCCTCGCGCCAGGGCCGCCGCATGTACGACGACCAGCCCCTCGTGGGCGGGCTGATCGCCTTCGCGGTCGGCGCCATGGTCGGCGCGGCGCTGCCCCGCACGGAGTTCGAGGACGAGCACATCGGCGTCTACCGCGACCGCGCGATGGACGAGGCCGAGCGCGTCTTCAACGAGGAGGCCCACAAGCTCCGGGCCGTGGCCGATGCCGCCCTCGACGAGGCCCGCGACGTGGCCGACGAGAAGGCCGAGGGCGTGCGCTCCGCGCTGAAGGGCGCCAAGGACCAGACCCCGTCGGGCGACGAGGCGGTGCGGAAGGCCGAGAACGAGGCGAAGTCGGTGGCCCAGCGCGTGGCCGATGCCGCCCGCGAGGAGGCCGAGCGCCAGAACCTCGGTGGCACCGCCAAGGCCGAGGCCGACAAGGTCGACCCGAGCAAGCCCAAGCAGGGCTGA
- a CDS encoding SRPBCC family protein: MAMWKQTPATPERSGSRCRIVLVEIQATAERVYDFASDPRNLRFWAPNFAKSVSVDEGGCIVETEDGPAAIEFAARNGLGVLDHWGLLPDGAKFFNPMRVVPDGDACILSFTLFRQVGWDDDRLENDAALVQADLERLKAHLGT; this comes from the coding sequence ATGGCCATGTGGAAGCAGACACCCGCGACTCCCGAACGTTCCGGATCCCGGTGTAGGATCGTTCTCGTCGAGATTCAGGCGACGGCCGAAAGGGTCTACGATTTCGCCTCGGACCCTCGGAACCTCCGCTTCTGGGCGCCGAACTTCGCCAAGTCGGTGTCGGTCGACGAAGGCGGATGTATCGTCGAGACCGAGGACGGCCCGGCTGCAATCGAGTTCGCCGCACGCAATGGCTTGGGCGTTCTCGACCATTGGGGCCTCCTTCCCGATGGAGCGAAGTTCTTCAACCCAATGCGGGTCGTTCCCGACGGTGACGCATGCATCTTGAGCTTCACCCTCTTCCGGCAGGTCGGATGGGACGACGACCGGCTCGAAAATGACGCCGCGTTGGTCCAGGCGGACTTGGAACGGTTGAAGGCGCACTTGGGCACATAG
- a CDS encoding SDR family oxidoreductase, whose amino-acid sequence MSSRIAVVAGGSAGVGRAVVDMMCARGWRVAVLARGQERLDEIEALYGDQVMGRACDVSKDAEVAAAADAVVARWGAPDVWVNCAMLTSVSPFEEVDDAEFRAITDTTYLGQVNGTRHALRVMERGNIVAVGSGLGYRSIPFQAAYCGAKAAVIGFMQAVRSELIREGRPITVGMVELPAINTPQFDWARNRLDVKPQPAPPIFQPEVAAEGVMKAIDDGCREVLVGRSTMQLVFANMIFPDLLDQFLAKKGVEMQRSEQRDWGREDNLDGPVAMPSRAHGSFDDRAEARGVAVDADAARKALAFGGAALLVGLGALAGRAFAPSRRRAPEVAAQDHDRPWGYDHPPAGLEAPDAADRL is encoded by the coding sequence ATGAGCAGCAGGATCGCCGTGGTGGCGGGTGGATCGGCCGGCGTGGGCCGGGCCGTGGTGGACATGATGTGCGCGCGCGGCTGGCGCGTGGCCGTGCTCGCGCGCGGGCAGGAGCGGCTGGACGAGATCGAGGCGCTCTACGGCGATCAGGTCATGGGCCGCGCCTGCGACGTCTCGAAGGACGCCGAGGTGGCTGCCGCCGCCGACGCCGTGGTGGCCCGCTGGGGCGCGCCCGACGTGTGGGTCAACTGCGCCATGCTCACCTCCGTCTCGCCCTTCGAGGAGGTGGATGATGCCGAGTTCCGCGCCATCACCGACACCACCTATCTCGGCCAGGTGAACGGCACGCGCCACGCGCTGCGGGTCATGGAGCGGGGCAACATCGTGGCTGTGGGCTCGGGGCTGGGCTACCGCTCGATCCCGTTCCAGGCCGCCTACTGCGGCGCCAAGGCCGCGGTGATCGGCTTCATGCAGGCGGTGCGCTCGGAGCTGATCCGCGAGGGGCGCCCGATCACCGTGGGCATGGTGGAGCTGCCCGCGATCAACACGCCGCAGTTCGACTGGGCGCGCAACCGCCTCGACGTGAAGCCCCAGCCCGCGCCGCCGATCTTCCAGCCCGAGGTGGCCGCCGAGGGCGTGATGAAGGCCATCGACGACGGCTGCCGCGAGGTGCTGGTGGGCCGGTCCACGATGCAGCTCGTGTTCGCGAACATGATCTTCCCCGATCTCCTCGACCAGTTCCTCGCGAAGAAGGGCGTGGAGATGCAGCGCTCCGAGCAGCGGGACTGGGGGCGCGAGGACAACCTCGACGGCCCCGTGGCGATGCCGAGCCGCGCCCACGGCTCGTTCGACGACCGGGCCGAGGCGCGCGGCGTGGCCGTCGACGCGGACGCGGCGCGCAAGGCGCTGGCCTTCGGCGGCGCGGCGCTCCTCGTGGGCCTCGGCGCACTGGCGGGCCGGGCCTTCGCGCCCAGCCGCCGCCGTGCGCCGGAGGTGGCCGCGCAGGACCACGACCGCCCGTGGGGCTACGACCATCCGCCCGCGGGGCTGGAGGCGCCCGACGCCGCGGACCGCCTCTGA